One Miscanthus floridulus cultivar M001 chromosome 11, ASM1932011v1, whole genome shotgun sequence DNA window includes the following coding sequences:
- the LOC136492052 gene encoding uncharacterized protein, with product MPPSRGPPAVDPPPWRSPWPSSPDPMVAVVARTTRRGSVGLELTLALHGGGGRREGTGARRGRRRGRGGRRQIWGGRRRERVRADLGREEERGRGRDGAGDPPGGRRRERVRADLGREEERGRGRDGAGDPPGGRRRERGRADLGREEEREGVGGGRRTEGTGAAAPEIRREEGGERVRADPVSELHVRAAAADLHDRCFSKQARGGAPRGAAALTSLHLSAAAIELAMPASLHSPKHQDDAALEACVVYVAYGEGRGETKRGGGRGVARDRRERDAGDESGRRQVVAG from the exons ATGCCGCCGTCGCGAGGCCCACCCGCCGTGGATCCGCCGCCGTGGCGTTCCCCTTGGCCCTCCTCGCCGGATCCAATGGTAGCCGTCGTCGCGAGGACCACCCGCCGTGGATCCGTTGGCCTGGAGCTCACCTTGGCCCTCCACGGCggcgggggaagaagggaggggacgggcgcccgccggggaagaagaagggggaggggagggcgcaggcagatctggggagggaggaggagagagagggtgcgggcggatctggggagggaggaggagagagggcgcgggcgcgACGGCGCCGGAGATCCgccgggagggaggaggagagagagggtgcgggcggatctggggagggaggaggagagagggcgcgggcgcgACGGCGCCGGAGATCCgccgggagggaggaggagagagagggggcgggcggatctggggagggaggaggagagagagggcgtggggggagggaggaggacagagggcacgggcgcggcggcgccggagatccgccgggaggaaggaggagagaggGTGCGGGCGGATCCGGTTAG TGAGCTCCACGTGCGTGCTGCCGCTGCCGACCTCCACGACAGATGCTTCAGCAAACAGGCGAGGGGAGGAGCTCCACGCGGCGCCGCCGCACTAACGAGCCTCCACTTGTCCGCCGCCGCCATCGAGCTCGCCATGCCGGCGAGCCTCCACTCGCCCAAGCATCAAGATGATGCTGCATTAGAAGC gtgtgttgtatatgttgcatacGGGGAAGGGCGCGGCGAGACCAAGCGCGGCGGAGGAAGGGGCGTGGCGAGGGATAGGCGTGAGCGTGATGCAGGGGATGAGAGTGGGCGGAGACAGGTGGTTGCAGGGTGA
- the LOC136493224 gene encoding protein trichome birefringence-like 2 → MAGWRKAWLSVRDRAAAAGSTGSLQAHLQGFLHFPSFLAKYKRGGKYGNGHVSGKAVAACFAVALALAFFYASVTSGPADDGSFPSPAAASSSALLLPWLSWNSSSSTSPKKSLPTHPPPVPPPAVTAGGADDHPTDSGNRNATVVSRRVQTGAVGDSSGSEVGLGQATSAPRQTGSAQGLPLQDAGNATVGSDAEPTSNSNRTREDEPQVETTTPMLQWGRTGGDGRPSHDAVVAGAAGQQATTNADVATGNSRYTGTSSREETAKNAAAGYVQNVARRAALPSRPERKVERHRRRRAVRHRHPRRRKEIMLSAQVLAVAAERSHEEMAGVKTSFAVGPGNDVVGVNTSIAVGPGNDLAAGVNARPGMVGAGNNRVVWTSGVQDLVSFAKCDVFSGRWVRDESYGFYPPKSCALIDDDFNCHKNGRPDSDFLRWRWQPHGCDIPRLNAAEFLERLRGQRIIFVGDSLNRNMWESLVCILRRGVRNKRNVYEASGKNQFKTRGYYSFKFREYNCSVDFIRSIFLVKQMICEGRNGTEDAKLKLDELDATTPAYRTADIVVFNTGHWWTHYKTSRGLNYYQEGNHVYPSLEVLDAYKRALVTWARWVDKNIDPRRTQVVFRGYSLSHFRGGQWNSGGRCHMETEPIFNQTYLSEYPEKMVILEQVLRQMKTPVIYLNISALTDYRKDGHPSVYRIRYDTEEERMAMVKRQDCSHWCLPGVPDTWNELLYASLLQAGKGSWKL, encoded by the exons ATGGCCGGGTGGAGAAAGGCGTGGCTGTCGGTGCGGgaccgggccgccgccgccggcagcacCGGCTCACTGCAGGCGCACCTGCAGGGCTTCCTCCACTTCCCGTCCTTCCTCGCCAAATACAAGCGGGGCGGTAAGTACGGGAACGGCCACGTGAGCGGCAAGGCGGTGGCGGCCTGCTTCGCCGTCGCGCTCGCGCTCGCCTTCTTCTACGCCTCGGTCACCAGCGGGCCCGCCGACGACGGCTCCTTCCCTTCCCCGGCCGCCGCTTCCTCCTCCGCGCTTCTCTTGCCGTGGCTGTCGTGGAactcgtcgtcgtcgacgtcgccGAAGAAATCGCTTCCAACACACCCTCCTCCCGTTCCTCCTCCTGCCGTCACTGCGGGCGGCGCTGATGATCACCCGACCGACTCGGGCAACCGCAACGCAACCGTGGTGTCGCGTCGCGTGCAGACCGGCGCGGTGGGGGACTCGTCGGGTTCGGAGGTCGGCTTGGGGCAAGCGACGTCGGCGCCCCGTCAGACGGGCAGCGCGCAGGGTCTCCCGCTGCAGGACGCCGGGAACGCCACCGTGGGTTCCGACGCCGAACCCACCAGTAACAGTAACCGCACCAGAGAAGATGAACCGCAAGTGGAAACCACGACGCCGATGCTGCAGTGGGGAAGGACAGGCGGAGACGGTCGTCCTTCCCACGACGCCGTCGTCGCTGGTGCTGCCGGTCAGCAAGCGACGACGAACGCTGACGTTGCCACCGGCAACTCCAGATACACAGGGACATCGAGCAGAGAAGAAACAGCCAAGAACGCCGCCGCTGGCTACGTCCAGAACGTGGCACGGCGAGCGGCTCTGCCATCACGACCGGAGCGGAAGGTGGAAAGACACAGGCGCAGGAGAGCCGTGAGGCACAGGCACCCGAGGCGACGGAAGGAGATCATGCTCTCGGCGCAAGTTCTCGCTGTCGCTGCCGAGCGGAGCCACGAGGAGATGGCTGGCGTCAAAACCAGCTTCGCCGTCGGGCCAGGCAATGACGTGGTTGGCGTGAACACCAGCATCGCCGTCGGGCCAGGAAACGACCTGGCCGCAGGCGTGAACGCCAGGCCGGGCATGGTCGGGGCCGGCAACAACCGTGTCGTGTGGACGTCCGGCGTGCAAGACCTGGTTTCCTTCGCCAAGTGCGACGTGTTCAGCGGGAGGTGGGTGAGGGACGAGAGCTACGGGTTCTACCCGCCCAAGTCGTGCGCACTCATCGACGACGACTTCAACTGCCACAAGAACGGCCGGCCGGACAGTGACTTCCTCAGGTGGCGGTGGCAGCCGCACGGCTGTGACATTCCCAG GCTGAACGCGGCTGAGTTCCTGGAGAGGCTGAGAGGGCAGAGGATCATATTCGTCGGTGACTCGCTGAACCGGAACATGTGGGAATCGCTGGTCTGCATCCTTCGCCGTGGTGTCAGGAACAAGAGGAACGTGTATGAGGCATCGGGGAAGAACCAGTTCAAGACCAGAGGATACTACTCCTTCAAATTCAGG GAGTACAATTGCTCGGTTGATTTCATAAGATCAATATTCCTCGTCAAGCAGATGATTTGCGAGGGCAGAAACGGTACTGAAGATGCAAAGCTGAAACTGGATGAGCTAGATGCGACGACTCCAGCATACCGGACTGCAGACATCGTCGTCTTCAACACCGGTCACTGGTGGACTCACTACAAAACATCAAGAGG GCTGAACTATTACCAAGAGGGCAACCATGTGTATCCCAGCCTTGAGGTTTTGGATGCATACAAGAGAGCTCTAGTCACCTGGGCTAGATGGGTGGACAAGAACATCGATCCGAGAAGGACTCAGGTTGTATTCAGAGGATATTCACTCTCACATTTCAG AGGAGGGCAGTGGAATTCAGGAGGGAGATGCCACATGGAGACAGAGCCAATATTCAATCAGACATATCTTTCTGAGTACCCTGAGAAGATGGTAATCTTGGAGCAGGTCTTGAGGCAGATGAAAACTCCCGTCATATACCTCAACATCAGCGCACTCACCGATTACCGAAAAGATGGCCATCCATCAGTCTACCGGATACGTTATGATACAGAGGAGGAACggatggcaatggtgaaaaggCAGGACTGTAGTCACTGGTGCTTGCCTGGCGTGCCAGATACGTGGAATGAACTGCTGTATGCTTCGCTGCTTCAGGCAGGCAAAGGCTCCTGGAAATTGTGA